A window from Micromonospora terminaliae encodes these proteins:
- a CDS encoding ester cyclase yields the protein MIDSAVTRRVVGDFLRYVRSGQEPQRAAEFMAPTVRAHQVQSEDLATVERTPDDYAEHVREMTATWGAFDLTIEEFLVDGARAHVRLAQVGHHLAPVDGIAPTGRTVRQINSVVYNVEDGLITEYWIQIDRAGLLAQLRDGS from the coding sequence ATGATTGACAGCGCGGTGACCCGTCGCGTCGTGGGCGACTTCCTCCGGTACGTACGCTCCGGGCAGGAGCCGCAGCGGGCGGCGGAGTTCATGGCACCGACGGTGCGTGCCCACCAGGTGCAGTCCGAGGACCTGGCCACGGTTGAACGGACTCCGGACGACTACGCCGAGCACGTCCGGGAGATGACCGCCACCTGGGGCGCGTTCGACCTCACGATCGAAGAGTTCCTGGTCGACGGTGCGCGGGCGCATGTCCGGCTGGCCCAGGTGGGCCACCACCTCGCGCCGGTGGACGGCATCGCGCCGACCGGCCGGACCGTCCGCCAGATCAACTCGGTCGTCTATAACGTGGAGGACGGACTGATCACCGAGTACTGGATCCAGATCGATCGAGCCGGTCTGCTGGCCCAACTCAGGGACGGTTCCTGA
- a CDS encoding endonuclease/exonuclease/phosphatase family protein: protein MTALRRPGPWKRGRVLAALALLLGLLMLLHAKVPNRIGNLGSLVETFLPWFGLFIPVLLIGALWRRSASAVAALLLPVLVWLNLFGGLLGDRSHPGGGLTVAEHNVGAGNPDPAGTARELAASEADVLALVEVTEQARGTYENELAKAYPYHAVQGTVGLWSKLPLSDTQLVDTKMDYGPLAETKPLDVKMAYNRALRATVTTNQGPVAVYVAHLGSARVNPRAGFWTTHRDRNAQALGEAIAAERNERVVLLGDLNGAMDDRAFAGITAQLRSAQDEAGNGFGFTWPAQFPVVRIDQILVRGVQPESSWVLPATGSDHLPVAARITP from the coding sequence ATGACCGCCCTCCGCCGGCCCGGCCCCTGGAAGCGCGGCCGGGTGCTCGCGGCGCTGGCCCTGCTGCTCGGGCTGCTCATGCTGCTGCACGCGAAGGTCCCGAACCGGATCGGAAACCTCGGCAGCCTGGTGGAGACCTTCCTGCCGTGGTTCGGCCTGTTCATCCCCGTACTGCTGATCGGGGCGCTGTGGCGCCGCTCGGCCTCCGCGGTGGCCGCGCTGCTGTTGCCGGTCCTGGTGTGGCTGAACCTGTTCGGCGGGCTGCTCGGCGACAGGTCCCACCCGGGTGGCGGCCTCACCGTGGCCGAGCACAACGTCGGCGCCGGCAACCCCGACCCGGCCGGCACCGCCCGCGAGCTGGCCGCCTCCGAGGCCGACGTGCTGGCCCTGGTGGAGGTGACCGAGCAGGCCCGGGGCACCTACGAGAACGAGCTGGCGAAGGCGTACCCCTACCACGCGGTGCAGGGGACGGTCGGGCTGTGGAGCAAGCTGCCGCTGTCGGACACCCAGCTGGTCGACACCAAGATGGACTACGGGCCGCTGGCGGAGACCAAGCCACTCGACGTCAAGATGGCCTACAACCGGGCGCTGCGCGCCACGGTGACCACGAACCAGGGCCCCGTGGCGGTGTATGTGGCCCACCTGGGGTCCGCACGGGTGAACCCCCGGGCGGGCTTCTGGACGACCCACCGGGACAGGAATGCGCAGGCGCTCGGCGAGGCGATCGCCGCCGAGCGGAACGAGCGGGTGGTGCTGCTCGGCGACCTGAACGGCGCCATGGACGACCGCGCGTTCGCCGGCATCACCGCGCAGCTGCGCTCGGCCCAGGACGAGGCCGGGAACGGCTTCGGCTTCACCTGGCCGGCGCAGTTCCCGGTGGTGCGGATCGACCAGATCCTGGTGCGCGGCGTACAGCCGGAGAGTTCGTGGGTGCTGCCGGCCACCGGCAGCGACCACCTGCCGGTGGCGGCCCGGATCACGCCATGA